In Irregularibacter muris, a single window of DNA contains:
- the rd gene encoding rubredoxin: MQKYECLACGYIYDPELGDPDNGVAPGTTWEDVPEDWVCPLCGVGKDMFQPID; encoded by the coding sequence ATGCAAAAATATGAATGTCTTGCATGTGGCTACATTTATGATCCAGAATTAGGAGACCCAGACAATGGAGTTGCACCAGGAACTACTTGGGAAGATGTACCAGAAGATTGGGTATGCCCACTATGTGGAGTGGGAAAGGATATGTTTCAACCTATAGATTAA